The following is a genomic window from Bacillota bacterium.
GAAAGGTCGCCAAATTGGCGCCGAAGATTCGCCGCCTGTTCGTGGCTCAAGACCTTGATTTTGAACTCGTCGAGACTTCTGGGCCAGGCCATGCCACAGAACTAGCCCGCCAGGCAGGGCATGATTTTGAAACAGTGATTGGAGTCGGTGGCGATGGCACAATGAATGAAGTTTTGAACGGAGTCATGGAGACGGGAGCAGCAATGGGCTTTATTCCCTGCGGCACCGGCAATGACTTCGCCCGCTCTTTAAACATACCGTTTAATCTAGAAAAAGCAGTTTCAGTGTTCAAAACCGGACGCATGATTAGTATGGATGTGGGCAAAGACAGTGATGGATATTTCAGCATCATACTCGGACTCGGGTTTCCCAGCGATGTGATGCAGCATGTGAATACAAGAAAAAATATCTTCCGGGGGCCGCTGGCCATCACGGCCTCGATTCTGCAGGTGGTTAACAAACTGCAACCTTACCCAATGCATATCACTTTGGATGATGATGAACTATCAGCTACAGTCATGGGTCTGTTTGTCCTCAACACGCGTTTTACCGGCGGCGGCCTACAAATAGCCCCGGAAGCCCGGTACGATGATGGTCTTCTA
Proteins encoded in this region:
- a CDS encoding diacylglycerol kinase family lipid kinase encodes the protein MIGGTKMRFKIIANPAAGRGKVAKLAPKIRRLFVAQDLDFELVETSGPGHATELARQAGHDFETVIGVGGDGTMNEVLNGVMETGAAMGFIPCGTGNDFARSLNIPFNLEKAVSVFKTGRMISMDVGKDSDGYFSIILGLGFPSDVMQHVNTRKNIFRGPLAITASILQVVNKLQPYPMHITLDDDELSATVMGLFVLNTRFTGGGLQIAPEARYDDGLLDVVIMHEMNKLGFLTTLPKAYKGKHTTHPKVQFLRTRKLKVTTLEPLPKLFDGNVYGTSPIDAELLPGALRVWVPGADNS